AGCGGTACGGCGCCACCGACGACAACCGCATCAGCGCCACGACCATGCCCAGCACCAGACCGAAGGCGAAGCCCGACAGCGTGTACACGACCGTGTTGCGCAGCGCGATCGTGATGATGTCGGGAAACAACTCGCTCGCGAGGTCCTTCTGCGCGAACTGGTTCCGCAGCCGGTCCCAGTCGGCCAGCACGGCGACCAGGACCACCGCGGCGACGAACACCGCGTACTGGATTCCCTGCGACACCCGGCGGCGTTGTCGCCTGGTCAGCCGCGAGGTCACGACCGGCCCTCCGGCAGCGGCCCGATCCACTGCCGGTAGAGCTTGTCGTACGTGCCGTCCGCCTTGGCGTCCCTGATCGCCTTGTCGATGGCGGCGCGGAGCGCGTCGTTGCCCTTCTTCACCGAGAAGCCGTACTGCTCGCCGGTCTCGATGTTCTGCCCGAGCACGAAGGCGTCCGCGTTGTCCTTGTCCTTGAGCCAGCCCTGCACCACCGGGTAGTCGATCACCACGGCGTCGACCTGGCCGGTGCGCAGCCCGTTGAGCACGGCGTCGGAGCTCTCGAACGCCACCGGGTCGAAGCCCTCCGACTTCGCATGGCTCTCGCCGGTCGTCCCGGCCTGCGCGCCCAGTTTCGCGCCCTTGGCCTCGACGTCGGCCAGCGTGGTGATGCCGCTCTTCCTGGTGGCGAGCAGCGCCTGGGTGGCGTCGAAGTACGGGACGGAGAAGTCGACGTTCTTCTTGCGCTCGTCGGTGATCGTCATACCGGCGGCCGCGAGGTCGCACTCGCCGGAGTTCAGGAACGCGCCCGTCTTGAAGTTCTCGAAGGGCGTGTCGAGGATCTTCTGTTCGACCTCGAGGTCCTTCGCCACCAGGTCGACGAGGGCCACGTCGAAGCCCACGACCTTGCCGCCCTGCTCGAACTGGAACGGAGGATAGGGCAGGTGCGTACAGGTGGTCAGTTTCCCCTTCTCCACCACCGGCACTCCGCCCGCCGCCTCGCCGGGCCCCTCCCCGGAGGAGCAGCCGGCGGTGAGCGCCAGGCCCGTCGCCGCGGCGCAGAGCAGGGCGAGAAGGCGGATCGGGTGCGTACGGCCGCCGGCAGTCCTGGACATGGTGACCTCCATGGGCGCAGGGATCGGTGGATGGCACCGCCACACATGAGCGTAGGCCCTCGGCACCGCCCCGGCCCGGAAGATCGTGGACCCTGCCGGTCGGGGGCGGTCTTTCCGCAGGTGGGGGACGCGGATACGGTGGGGCGATGACCATGAGGCATGCCCCCGTGCACCTTTCGGCCTCGACCTGGCGGCAACCGCGCCCGGCTCCCGCGTCCCCGGAGCGGGAGGCCCTCGTGGCACGGATCGCGGATCGGGTCCTCGCGCTCGGCGACGGCCGGTTGCTCGTCGGCATCGACGGGCTCACGGCGTCCGGCAAGACGAGCTTCGGCCATGAGCTCGGAGCCCGGATCGGCGCGGCGGGCCGCCCGGTGCTCCGCGCCACCCTGGACGACTTCAAGCGGCCCTGGAAGGACCGGCACCTCTACGACCGGGAGTCCGGCGAGGGCTACTACCGCAACGCGTACGACTACGAGGCCGCCCGCCGGCTGCTGCTCGACCCGTGCCGTACCGAAGGCGCCGCGTCCTGTGCGCTGTGCGGCATCGACCCGCTGACGCAGCAGGACCACTCGGCGACCAGGACGCCGCTGACCGACGACAGCGTGCTGATCGTGGACGGGGTCTTCGCCCTCCGCCCCGCGATCGACGCGTACTGGGACTTCCGTATCTGGCTCGACGTCGACGCCGAGGTCTCCGTACGCCGCGGCGCCGCCCGGGACGGGGACTGGGCCGGCTCCGCGGCCGAGGCCATCCACCGCGACCGCTACCTCGCCGCCATGCGTGTCCACGTCGAGGAGACCGAACCACTGACGCGGACGGACGCGATCATCGACAACACGGACTTCGCCCGGCCACGTCTGCTCTGACCGCCCGCCCTTCGCGGGCGGCGACCGTCGGTGACGCGGGCGTCTCCCGGTCCGCGGCGGCGCGGGCGAAGTCCGTGCGGTTCTCCCGCTCGAAGGGCCGTCAGGACCGTGGCGCTGTCCGCCCGGAGCCGCTCGGCCGCCGCCCTGCCCCGGCGCACCCCGCGGACATCACACCCGGGGGAACCCGGGGGCCACTTCGAGGGTCCGCGCCACGGCCCCCCAGATCGCCGTCTGGGCCGCGTCCAGGTCGACCCTCGGATCCGACAGCA
The genomic region above belongs to Streptomyces marianii and contains:
- a CDS encoding ABC transporter substrate-binding protein gives rise to the protein MSRTAGGRTHPIRLLALLCAAATGLALTAGCSSGEGPGEAAGGVPVVEKGKLTTCTHLPYPPFQFEQGGKVVGFDVALVDLVAKDLEVEQKILDTPFENFKTGAFLNSGECDLAAAGMTITDERKKNVDFSVPYFDATQALLATRKSGITTLADVEAKGAKLGAQAGTTGESHAKSEGFDPVAFESSDAVLNGLRTGQVDAVVIDYPVVQGWLKDKDNADAFVLGQNIETGEQYGFSVKKGNDALRAAIDKAIRDAKADGTYDKLYRQWIGPLPEGRS
- a CDS encoding nucleoside/nucleotide kinase family protein, translated to MTMRHAPVHLSASTWRQPRPAPASPEREALVARIADRVLALGDGRLLVGIDGLTASGKTSFGHELGARIGAAGRPVLRATLDDFKRPWKDRHLYDRESGEGYYRNAYDYEAARRLLLDPCRTEGAASCALCGIDPLTQQDHSATRTPLTDDSVLIVDGVFALRPAIDAYWDFRIWLDVDAEVSVRRGAARDGDWAGSAAEAIHRDRYLAAMRVHVEETEPLTRTDAIIDNTDFARPRLL